Proteins co-encoded in one Kribbella qitaiheensis genomic window:
- a CDS encoding CGNR zinc finger domain-containing protein, with amino-acid sequence MSNVVMPDEALLLELLNSAPMVDGVPIDELRGSGAGDWLREHGIPGPPAAAREVRDAVAAVVRGQVPARSLQKFLVDVRQVPAISVDGVAWRVEGARFPARAVLAWAEVQARLRPCENHEECTLFLIDRSKANARRWCSMSTCGNRLKARRHQGRLHD; translated from the coding sequence ATGTCCAATGTGGTTATGCCTGATGAGGCACTGCTGCTGGAGTTGCTCAACTCGGCGCCGATGGTCGACGGCGTGCCGATCGATGAGTTGCGCGGGTCGGGTGCGGGCGACTGGCTCCGGGAGCACGGAATCCCGGGTCCGCCGGCCGCTGCGCGCGAAGTACGGGATGCCGTTGCCGCCGTAGTACGGGGACAGGTGCCGGCTCGGAGTCTGCAGAAGTTCCTGGTCGATGTGCGGCAGGTGCCGGCAATCTCGGTTGATGGGGTGGCGTGGCGAGTCGAGGGGGCGCGGTTCCCGGCGCGGGCGGTGCTGGCGTGGGCGGAGGTTCAGGCTCGGCTACGGCCGTGTGAGAACCACGAGGAATGCACGTTGTTCCTGATCGATCGCAGCAAGGCGAACGCCCGTCGCTGGTGCTCGATGTCGACCTGCGGTAACCGCCTCAAGGCGCGCCGTCACCAGGGCCGCCTGCACGACTAG
- a CDS encoding alpha/beta fold hydrolase, with translation MTVHHRTVEVEGHEIFYREAGPADAPVLLLLHGFPTSSHMFRDLIPKLADKYHLIAPDHLGFGYSAMPAADEFEYSFAALAELTTAFTEKLGLTEYAVYVQDYGAPIAWRMALAHPERITAVVTQNGNAYEDGVVEAMWADIVAYDADPTPEHGAAVSRMQSEAMVKWQYQTGVADQTLLNPDAWQHDLSLMARPGTYEVQLDLARTYLTNFTLYPKFQQYFRTSQVPLLAVWGEGDEIFPPAGAKAFQRDLPDAEIHLLPSGHFALETHAAEIATLIDGFLERVLP, from the coding sequence ATGACTGTGCATCACCGGACCGTCGAGGTCGAGGGACACGAGATCTTCTACCGGGAGGCCGGTCCTGCCGACGCGCCCGTTCTCCTGCTACTGCACGGTTTTCCGACCAGCTCGCACATGTTCCGCGACCTGATCCCCAAGCTGGCGGACAAGTACCACCTGATCGCGCCGGACCACCTCGGTTTCGGATACTCGGCGATGCCGGCGGCCGACGAGTTCGAGTACAGCTTCGCGGCGCTGGCCGAGCTCACGACCGCCTTCACCGAGAAGCTCGGCCTGACGGAGTACGCGGTGTATGTGCAGGACTACGGCGCGCCGATCGCATGGCGGATGGCGCTCGCGCACCCGGAGCGGATCACGGCGGTCGTCACGCAGAACGGCAACGCCTACGAGGACGGCGTCGTCGAGGCGATGTGGGCCGACATCGTTGCCTATGACGCCGACCCCACACCGGAGCACGGTGCTGCCGTGAGCCGGATGCAGAGCGAGGCGATGGTGAAGTGGCAGTACCAGACCGGGGTGGCGGACCAGACGCTGCTCAACCCGGATGCCTGGCAGCACGACCTTTCGCTGATGGCGCGCCCCGGGACCTATGAGGTGCAGCTCGATCTGGCTCGGACCTACCTGACGAACTTCACGCTGTACCCGAAGTTCCAGCAGTACTTCCGGACCAGCCAGGTGCCCTTGCTCGCCGTCTGGGGCGAAGGCGACGAGATCTTCCCGCCCGCGGGCGCCAAGGCGTTCCAGCGCGATCTCCCCGACGCCGAGATCCACCTCCTCCCGAGCGGACACTTCGCTCTCGAAACCCACGCCGCCGAGATCGCGACCCTGATCGACGGCTTCCTCGAGCGCGTCCTGCCGTAG
- a CDS encoding VOC family protein, whose product MTIKAVLAVIPVTDLDKACEWYESFFGRAADTRPMDTLAEWHLSELGVVQVFQEPDRAGHTMVNFAVEDLDTTISTLAAADIHTTDPTKVSQGRQRLVSTTDPDNNQLGLIETLA is encoded by the coding sequence ATGACGATCAAGGCTGTGCTCGCGGTGATCCCGGTGACCGACCTGGACAAGGCGTGTGAGTGGTACGAGTCCTTCTTCGGCCGTGCCGCCGACACCCGTCCGATGGACACGCTGGCCGAGTGGCACCTGAGCGAGCTCGGCGTCGTCCAGGTCTTCCAGGAGCCCGACCGCGCCGGTCACACCATGGTCAACTTCGCCGTCGAGGACCTGGACACCACCATCTCGACCCTCGCCGCCGCGGACATCCACACCACCGACCCGACGAAGGTCTCGCAGGGTCGCCAGCGCCTCGTCTCCACCACCGACCCCGACAACAATCAGCTGGGTCTGATCGAAACCCTCGCCTGA
- a CDS encoding RNA methyltransferase, protein MSSRNARFQVWQALLGNRNKRQRAGEFLVQGVRPISIAVEHGWPIRALIHDADRPLSRWAQDVLRGQRGAEQVSMAADLLAELGEKGENAPELIAVMEMPPDDLDRIKVEQDFLGVVFDRPTGPGNIGSIIRSADAFGADGLIVTGHAADAYDPKSVRASTGSIFALPSVRVPSQREVMEWVEARRTAGIPIVIVGTDEHGTVDIFDHDLTQPTLLLIGNETSGLSAAWKDLADQLVRIPMTGSASSLNAANAATAVLYEASRQRAHSFKTGGSGRP, encoded by the coding sequence GTGAGTAGCCGGAATGCGCGGTTCCAGGTCTGGCAGGCGTTGCTGGGGAACCGCAACAAGCGACAGCGGGCCGGTGAGTTTCTCGTCCAAGGCGTCCGGCCGATCAGCATCGCCGTCGAGCACGGCTGGCCGATCCGGGCCTTGATCCATGACGCCGACCGCCCGCTGTCCCGCTGGGCGCAGGACGTGCTGCGCGGGCAGCGTGGCGCCGAACAGGTCAGCATGGCGGCGGACCTGCTGGCCGAACTCGGCGAGAAGGGCGAGAACGCACCTGAACTGATCGCGGTGATGGAGATGCCGCCCGACGATCTCGACCGGATCAAGGTCGAGCAGGATTTCCTCGGTGTCGTGTTCGACCGGCCTACGGGACCGGGGAACATCGGCTCGATCATCCGGTCCGCCGACGCGTTCGGCGCCGATGGTCTGATCGTCACGGGGCACGCGGCCGATGCGTACGACCCGAAGTCGGTGCGGGCGAGCACGGGTTCGATCTTCGCGCTGCCGTCGGTCCGCGTCCCGTCGCAGCGTGAGGTGATGGAGTGGGTGGAGGCCCGGCGTACGGCAGGGATCCCCATCGTGATCGTCGGAACCGACGAACACGGCACGGTCGACATCTTCGACCACGACCTCACCCAGCCGACCCTGCTGCTGATCGGCAACGAGACGTCGGGGCTGAGCGCAGCCTGGAAAGACCTCGCCGACCAGCTCGTTCGCATCCCGATGACGGGTTCGGCGAGCTCACTCAATGCCGCGAACGCAGCCACCGCCGTTCTGTACGAGGCTTCGCGCCAGCGTGCCCATTCGTTCAAGACCGGCGGCAGCGGCAGGCCTTAG
- a CDS encoding class I SAM-dependent methyltransferase codes for MNNVYTHGHHESVLRSHRWRTAENSAGYLLTHLRPGMTLLDVGAGPGTITADLARLVQPGRTTALEANESALDITRATFAELDIEVDFVAGDVHKLDLPDDSYDVVHAHQVLQHVADPVQALREMRRVCKPGGIVAARDSDYRAFAWYPSLPELDEWMELYQRLARANGGEPDAGRRLLSWALAAGFENVESTASNWTFANDTDRAWWGGMWADRILDSAMAHQARASGVPESTLQAISKAWQAWSTTPEAWMSLLHGEIIATA; via the coding sequence ATGAACAACGTGTACACGCACGGCCACCACGAATCCGTACTGCGTTCGCACCGCTGGCGGACGGCGGAGAACTCGGCCGGCTACCTGCTCACCCACCTTCGTCCAGGCATGACGTTGCTCGACGTCGGCGCAGGCCCCGGCACCATCACCGCCGACCTGGCTCGCCTCGTCCAGCCGGGCCGCACCACCGCTCTCGAAGCCAACGAGTCGGCCCTCGATATCACCCGGGCGACCTTCGCCGAGCTGGACATCGAGGTCGACTTCGTTGCCGGCGACGTGCACAAGCTGGATCTCCCGGACGACTCGTACGACGTAGTGCACGCGCACCAGGTGCTCCAGCACGTGGCCGATCCGGTCCAGGCTTTGCGAGAGATGCGCCGGGTCTGCAAGCCGGGCGGGATCGTCGCCGCGCGCGACTCGGACTATCGCGCGTTCGCCTGGTATCCGTCGCTGCCCGAGCTCGACGAGTGGATGGAGCTCTACCAGCGACTGGCCCGCGCCAACGGAGGCGAGCCTGATGCCGGTCGCCGGTTGCTGTCGTGGGCGTTGGCGGCAGGCTTCGAGAACGTCGAGTCGACGGCGAGCAACTGGACCTTCGCGAACGACACGGATCGCGCCTGGTGGGGTGGCATGTGGGCCGACCGGATCCTCGATTCGGCGATGGCACACCAGGCCCGCGCGTCCGGCGTACCGGAGTCGACTCTGCAAGCCATCTCCAAGGCCTGGCAGGCGTGGTCCACCACCCCGGAGGCCTGGATGTCCCTCCTCCACGGCGAAATCATCGCCACGGCCTGA
- a CDS encoding putative quinol monooxygenase: MLVKVFPIKLKDGNQAKAEELVQAFAPQGPGQEEGTLSFRVYRDPAQPDYLLFVEHFADQAAYDAHTGSSAYKELIAGQFAGLIVEFVEIDHELVVSL; the protein is encoded by the coding sequence GTGCTTGTCAAGGTATTCCCGATCAAGTTGAAGGACGGCAACCAGGCGAAGGCCGAGGAGCTCGTCCAGGCGTTCGCACCGCAGGGACCCGGGCAGGAGGAGGGGACGCTGTCGTTCCGCGTCTACCGTGACCCGGCTCAGCCCGACTACCTGCTGTTCGTGGAGCACTTCGCCGACCAGGCGGCGTACGACGCGCACACCGGTTCGTCGGCGTACAAGGAGTTGATCGCGGGGCAGTTCGCCGGCCTGATCGTCGAGTTCGTCGAGATCGATCACGAGTTGGTGGTGAGCCTGTGA
- a CDS encoding AlkA N-terminal domain-containing protein produces MSGVGGAGGDEVRVTTYSAVRTTGIYCRPGCGAKPLAENVRTFELAAAAEAEGYRACLRCRPYRVAGTVADDAPELVCRAVQLIIAGVLDDADEVALGAQLGMSARHLRRLFNDHLGVTPDQFARSRRAHFARRLLDDSELTIADVAFASGFGSLRQFNRAMREVFRATPRELRDRRRRTDRLAADGGLVLRMPFTPPYDWDAMAGFLARNAVPGVESVQGGVYRRTIALDGALGLLEIGPGGVDHLLLKAHLPYWEGAIHVVERAGCLVGLTTEPVLAAAQLAADPVIGPLIEARPGIRVPGAWGPFEVAVQAVVTHHPALTRPSPGERPHAGSSQGDRPALTEAREVLARVVEVAGTQVDGLGFGLTHAFPSAESVAEADLSGIPGEVARTIKALAHEVALGNLSLAACAPLEELTGALLAIDGVSEEAAQWVALRLGARDASPITKGAREPDEAWRPWRALAAMHLEAAAPR; encoded by the coding sequence GTGTCCGGGGTTGGCGGGGCTGGTGGGGATGAGGTGAGGGTGACTACGTATTCGGCGGTGCGGACGACGGGGATTTACTGTCGGCCGGGGTGTGGGGCCAAGCCGTTGGCGGAGAATGTGCGGACGTTCGAGCTGGCAGCCGCGGCGGAGGCGGAGGGATATCGCGCCTGCCTCAGGTGCCGTCCGTACCGGGTCGCGGGGACGGTCGCGGATGACGCGCCTGAGTTGGTGTGCAGGGCGGTGCAGTTGATCATCGCGGGGGTCCTCGACGACGCGGATGAGGTCGCGCTCGGGGCGCAGTTGGGGATGTCGGCCAGGCATCTGCGCCGGCTGTTCAACGATCACCTCGGGGTGACGCCGGACCAGTTCGCGCGGTCCAGGCGGGCGCACTTCGCCAGGCGGCTGCTGGACGATTCGGAGCTGACCATCGCGGACGTCGCGTTCGCGTCGGGGTTCGGGAGCCTTCGCCAGTTCAACCGGGCGATGCGGGAAGTGTTTCGCGCAACGCCTCGCGAACTCCGCGACCGCCGTCGCCGTACCGATCGCCTGGCCGCGGATGGTGGTCTCGTACTGCGGATGCCCTTCACCCCGCCGTACGACTGGGACGCGATGGCCGGGTTCCTCGCCCGGAACGCGGTGCCGGGAGTCGAGTCGGTGCAGGGCGGCGTCTATCGCCGGACGATCGCGCTCGACGGCGCGCTGGGGCTGCTGGAAATCGGCCCGGGCGGTGTCGATCACCTGCTGCTGAAGGCCCATCTTCCTTACTGGGAAGGCGCGATCCATGTGGTGGAGCGCGCCGGCTGTCTCGTCGGACTGACCACCGAACCGGTCCTGGCCGCCGCCCAACTCGCAGCCGATCCCGTCATCGGCCCCCTGATCGAGGCACGCCCCGGCATCCGGGTGCCGGGCGCCTGGGGCCCGTTCGAAGTAGCCGTCCAAGCAGTCGTCACCCACCACCCCGCCCTCACGAGACCGTCGCCGGGGGAGCGCCCACATGCGGGCAGCAGCCAAGGCGATAGGCCCGCGCTGACGGAGGCGCGGGAGGTGTTGGCGCGGGTGGTCGAGGTGGCGGGGACGCAGGTGGACGGGTTGGGCTTCGGGTTGACCCACGCCTTTCCGTCGGCAGAGTCGGTGGCCGAGGCAGACCTGTCCGGCATACCGGGGGAGGTGGCTCGGACGATCAAGGCGCTGGCGCATGAGGTTGCTCTGGGCAACTTGTCGTTGGCGGCCTGTGCGCCGCTGGAGGAGCTGACCGGCGCGCTGCTGGCGATCGATGGAGTGAGTGAAGAGGCTGCCCAATGGGTCGCCTTACGGCTCGGAGCCCGCGACGCTTCGCCAATTACAAAAGGCGCCAGGGAGCCCGACGAGGCCTGGCGCCCCTGGCGCGCCCTGGCCGCCATGCACCTGGAGGCCGCCGCACCTCGGTGA
- a CDS encoding AAA family ATPase, with translation MPMVVVVSGAPGSGKTTLAHEVAGAIGCPAICRDEIKEGMVHATPDFVQSASDPLSLRTLSTFFDVIGLLIGRGTTVVAEAAFQDRLWRPGLAPLLGSADVRIIQCTVSPEAALDRIATRTAGNPLRRAHEDPHTPPDLDALRRVQTNFDPITLPVPTLGVDTTDGYHPALPEILAFLAR, from the coding sequence ATGCCGATGGTTGTGGTGGTTAGTGGGGCGCCGGGGTCGGGGAAGACGACGCTTGCGCATGAGGTGGCGGGGGCGATCGGGTGTCCGGCGATCTGCCGGGACGAGATCAAGGAAGGCATGGTTCATGCGACGCCGGATTTTGTTCAGAGCGCTTCTGATCCGCTCAGCCTGCGGACGCTCTCCACGTTCTTCGACGTCATCGGGTTGCTGATCGGGCGCGGTACGACGGTTGTCGCCGAAGCCGCGTTTCAGGATCGTCTCTGGCGTCCTGGTCTTGCCCCGCTGCTCGGTTCGGCTGACGTGCGGATCATCCAGTGCACGGTGTCACCCGAGGCCGCGCTTGACCGGATCGCCACTCGCACTGCCGGCAATCCGCTCCGTAGAGCCCACGAAGACCCTCACACCCCGCCCGATCTGGATGCCCTTCGCCGCGTCCAGACCAACTTCGATCCGATCACGTTGCCCGTTCCCACCCTCGGCGTCGACACCACCGACGGCTACCACCCCGCTCTCCCCGAGATCCTCGCCTTCCTCGCGCGCTGA
- a CDS encoding RraA family protein translates to MEQAELQKRFAELTCAHVADACLRLQLPVRTVSLTAVFPARIAGRVLPVQHVGSVDLFLEAFGSAEPGDVLVVDNGARRDEACAGDLVAAEAKSAGVSGLVLWGLHRDTVDIKAIGLPVYSLGAMPTGPLRLDPAPTDALQQATVGEWTVTSDDVVLGDEDGIVFIPADRVDELFSLAESIRDTERRQSELIKAGTPLREQVRFDAYLAARAERPGLTFREHLRGVGGAIEE, encoded by the coding sequence ATGGAGCAGGCGGAACTTCAGAAGCGGTTCGCGGAACTCACCTGCGCGCATGTCGCCGACGCATGCCTGCGATTGCAGCTCCCGGTCCGGACGGTTTCACTGACGGCTGTGTTCCCGGCCCGGATCGCCGGGCGCGTGCTGCCCGTTCAGCACGTCGGCAGTGTCGATCTCTTCCTCGAGGCCTTCGGATCGGCCGAGCCAGGCGACGTACTCGTCGTCGACAACGGTGCCCGCCGGGACGAGGCATGCGCGGGTGACCTCGTCGCCGCAGAAGCCAAATCCGCCGGCGTTTCCGGGCTGGTCCTGTGGGGCCTGCACCGCGACACCGTCGACATCAAGGCGATCGGCCTCCCCGTCTACAGCCTCGGCGCGATGCCGACCGGCCCGCTGCGGCTCGATCCGGCGCCGACCGACGCTCTGCAGCAAGCGACCGTCGGCGAATGGACAGTCACCAGCGACGACGTAGTACTGGGTGACGAGGACGGCATCGTCTTCATCCCGGCCGACCGCGTCGACGAGCTCTTCTCACTCGCCGAATCGATCCGCGACACCGAACGCCGCCAGTCCGAACTGATCAAGGCCGGTACTCCGTTGCGCGAGCAGGTGCGCTTCGACGCCTACCTCGCGGCGCGGGCCGAGCGACCGGGCCTGACCTTCCGCGAGCACCTTCGTGGGGTCGGTGGCGCGATCGAGGAGTGA
- a CDS encoding aldo/keto reductase has protein sequence MPADISATAAGAWKLGDLTVNRLGFGAMRITANPDREVAIRVLRKAVELGVNHLDTAAFYRSPGGTLGVGEGPVRFANELIREALSPYPEDLVITTKVGPGVDERGFYNATTPAELRSQVEENLRQLGRDHLDVVNLRIMKKPGESISDRFGWLAELREAGLIRHLGISNVRPEHLDEAQAIAPVVCVQNSYAIDTHREDDTFLPLCGERGVAYVPFFAIAGAERESGPTVDHTKALEALAAAHNATPAQIRLAWTLHQGDHVLAIPGTGNPAHLEVNIAAGALKLTTEELATLG, from the coding sequence ATGCCTGCTGACATCTCCGCGACCGCCGCTGGTGCCTGGAAACTCGGCGATCTCACCGTCAACCGCCTGGGTTTCGGTGCCATGCGCATCACCGCGAATCCCGATCGTGAAGTGGCGATTCGCGTACTGCGTAAGGCCGTTGAGCTCGGCGTGAACCATCTCGACACCGCTGCGTTCTACAGATCGCCGGGCGGCACCCTCGGAGTCGGCGAGGGCCCGGTGCGGTTCGCCAACGAGCTGATCCGCGAGGCGCTCTCGCCGTACCCGGAGGACCTCGTCATCACCACCAAGGTCGGCCCCGGCGTCGACGAACGCGGGTTCTACAACGCGACCACGCCGGCCGAGCTGCGGAGCCAGGTCGAGGAGAACCTCCGCCAGCTCGGGCGCGACCACCTCGACGTGGTCAACCTGCGGATCATGAAGAAGCCCGGCGAGTCGATCTCGGACCGCTTCGGCTGGCTCGCCGAACTACGCGAAGCCGGGCTGATCCGGCACCTGGGCATCTCCAACGTCCGCCCCGAGCACCTCGACGAGGCGCAGGCGATAGCACCCGTCGTCTGTGTCCAGAACAGCTACGCCATCGACACCCATCGCGAGGACGACACGTTCCTCCCGCTCTGCGGCGAACGCGGCGTCGCCTACGTCCCGTTCTTCGCAATCGCCGGCGCGGAACGCGAATCCGGCCCGACCGTCGACCACACCAAAGCGCTGGAAGCCCTGGCCGCCGCCCACAACGCGACCCCCGCCCAGATCCGCCTCGCCTGGACCCTCCACCAGGGCGACCACGTGCTGGCGATCCCCGGTACCGGCAACCCCGCCCACCTGGAGGTGAACATCGCCGCCGGTGCCCTCAAGCTCACGACCGAAGAACTCGCCACCCTTGGTTGA
- a CDS encoding LLM class flavin-dependent oxidoreductase produces MNARFGYGSPAELDEVSDVLRLAEQADRDGLDHFSTSDHPYLAGRLDGYAMLGFLLGRTERIAGLVNVTNLPLRPAPMLARTAATLTAMSADRFILGLGAGGAWDRITTMGVPSLTPAQAVEAFEEAMVLIRQLSGGGPAVSSGAHYPVRGLAASPVRAAEIWTGSVGPKSLAATGRQADGWIPGHAADWLSEPYRRSRAIVDEAAAAVGREPAEIATIYNLPGAITARPLPRTRDDDGRWIGGSADQWTEELTGAVLDHGAAGFTLFPTGPDPFEVSLKRWAEEVAPAVREATAQLTPAPAATV; encoded by the coding sequence ATGAATGCGCGCTTCGGATACGGCTCGCCCGCCGAACTCGACGAGGTCAGCGACGTATTGCGGCTGGCCGAACAGGCCGACCGGGACGGCCTGGACCACTTCTCGACCTCGGACCACCCGTATCTGGCCGGGCGGTTGGACGGCTACGCCATGCTCGGATTCCTGCTCGGCCGGACCGAACGGATCGCGGGCCTGGTCAACGTCACCAACCTGCCTCTCCGCCCGGCCCCGATGCTGGCCCGTACTGCGGCGACGCTGACCGCGATGTCGGCGGACCGATTCATCCTCGGCCTGGGTGCGGGCGGCGCCTGGGACCGGATCACCACGATGGGAGTTCCCTCGCTGACGCCCGCCCAAGCGGTCGAAGCGTTCGAGGAAGCGATGGTGCTGATCCGCCAGCTGTCCGGCGGAGGCCCGGCGGTTTCGTCGGGGGCCCACTACCCGGTGAGAGGGCTGGCGGCATCGCCGGTCCGGGCCGCGGAGATCTGGACGGGATCAGTCGGCCCGAAGTCGCTTGCGGCGACCGGACGCCAAGCCGACGGCTGGATCCCGGGCCATGCGGCGGACTGGTTGAGCGAGCCGTACCGACGGTCCCGGGCGATCGTCGACGAGGCGGCGGCCGCGGTCGGCCGCGAGCCGGCCGAGATCGCGACGATCTACAACCTCCCAGGCGCGATCACCGCCAGGCCGTTGCCCCGGACCCGCGACGACGACGGCCGGTGGATCGGCGGCTCCGCGGACCAGTGGACCGAAGAACTGACCGGCGCCGTACTCGATCACGGCGCTGCCGGTTTCACCCTGTTCCCCACCGGTCCCGACCCCTTCGAGGTCAGCCTCAAACGCTGGGCGGAGGAGGTAGCCCCCGCGGTACGGGAAGCCACCGCTCAACTGACTCCGGCGCCTGCAGCAACGGTCTGA
- a CDS encoding MarR family winged helix-turn-helix transcriptional regulator has product MATKAASDTELVGSLVRLMHVLQDLYAETSRPLGLTPQQAHLLCVLLDGPLGMTELSRIMSIERSSLTSMVDRLERRSLVARAADPADRRACQIGLTDDGRTLAHEVHDAYTARVDALTTDLAPSHRSHVLAAVRRIVTAATP; this is encoded by the coding sequence GTGGCAACCAAGGCAGCGAGCGACACGGAGCTGGTCGGCTCCCTGGTGCGATTGATGCACGTACTACAAGACCTGTACGCCGAGACGAGCCGGCCGCTCGGGTTGACCCCCCAGCAGGCCCATCTGCTCTGCGTACTACTCGACGGCCCACTCGGTATGACGGAGCTGAGCCGGATCATGAGCATTGAACGTTCGAGTCTGACCAGCATGGTCGACCGGCTGGAACGACGATCTCTGGTCGCCCGGGCCGCCGACCCGGCCGACCGCCGGGCCTGCCAGATCGGTCTCACTGACGACGGCCGGACCCTTGCCCACGAGGTGCACGACGCCTACACCGCACGCGTCGACGCCCTGACCACCGACCTCGCCCCCAGCCACAGGTCGCACGTCCTCGCAGCAGTGCGCCGCATCGTCACAGCAGCCACGCCCTAG
- a CDS encoding class I SAM-dependent methyltransferase — translation MTTDWNAWHSLYDDPESGLSRRLRVIQGLIGDWLDRTAPDDVRVVSACAGDGRDLLQVLRNRGDAKRVTATLLEYDEENVARARSAAAEFPAIAVRQVDAGRAESYDGAIPADLVLMAGVFGNISDEDVQATIEALPGMCEPGALVIWTRHRGAPDLTPAIRSWFTASGFIEESFFAPDDVEVGVGSHRYTGPPQPPPANSTLFTFTR, via the coding sequence ATGACGACCGACTGGAACGCCTGGCATTCGCTCTACGACGATCCTGAATCCGGGCTGTCCCGGCGGTTGCGCGTCATCCAAGGCTTGATCGGCGACTGGCTGGACCGGACTGCTCCGGATGACGTCCGAGTGGTCAGCGCGTGCGCCGGCGACGGCAGAGATCTCTTGCAGGTACTACGAAATCGCGGCGACGCGAAGCGGGTAACGGCGACATTGCTCGAGTACGACGAGGAGAACGTCGCGCGAGCCAGGTCGGCCGCGGCGGAGTTCCCCGCGATCGCAGTACGGCAGGTCGACGCGGGCCGAGCCGAGTCCTATGACGGCGCGATCCCGGCCGACCTGGTCCTGATGGCCGGCGTGTTCGGCAACATCAGCGACGAAGACGTCCAGGCCACGATCGAGGCCCTCCCCGGAATGTGCGAACCAGGTGCCCTGGTGATCTGGACCCGCCACCGAGGAGCCCCCGACCTCACGCCGGCGATCCGCTCCTGGTTCACCGCCAGCGGCTTCATCGAGGAGTCCTTCTTCGCCCCCGACGACGTCGAAGTAGGCGTCGGCTCCCACCGCTACACCGGGCCGCCGCAACCCCCGCCCGCCAACAGCACCCTCTTCACCTTCACCCGCTGA
- a CDS encoding FAD:protein FMN transferase — translation MTAPTPPTPPTPPAPPAPPIARYVEQVMGMPISLALRGKHTHDTSARSTWNAVIDELREVDRIFSTYRPDSFISRLGRDEIGLADCAPEVSEVLELANQAVELSDGVFSVYLPDADGELIFDPSGVVKGWAVERAARRHLDHLADTDYCLSAGGDLIARTLDPETAPWSIGIEDPLDPTRVVATVPLRTGAVATSGTAHRGTHIVGPRTGLPPYGIASVTVVGDSLAWTDIEATTAFAHGLHAVTWLRRRPGRTGLVVWSDGRTTLFDNTAPHAVPLG, via the coding sequence GTGACCGCGCCGACCCCGCCGACCCCGCCGACTCCACCGGCTCCACCGGCTCCGCCGATCGCCCGGTACGTCGAGCAGGTGATGGGCATGCCGATCAGCCTCGCCCTCCGCGGCAAACACACCCACGACACGAGCGCCCGCAGTACGTGGAACGCTGTCATCGACGAGTTGCGTGAGGTCGACCGGATCTTCAGCACCTACCGCCCGGACTCGTTCATCTCCCGCCTCGGGCGCGACGAGATCGGCCTGGCGGACTGCGCGCCCGAGGTGAGCGAGGTCCTCGAACTCGCCAACCAGGCAGTGGAATTGTCCGACGGCGTCTTCTCGGTCTATCTGCCGGATGCCGACGGCGAGTTGATCTTCGACCCCAGCGGCGTCGTCAAGGGCTGGGCTGTCGAACGGGCAGCCCGCCGCCATCTCGACCACCTGGCCGATACCGACTACTGCCTGTCCGCCGGCGGCGACCTGATCGCGCGCACCCTCGATCCCGAGACCGCGCCCTGGTCTATCGGCATCGAGGACCCACTCGATCCCACCCGCGTCGTGGCCACGGTGCCCCTGCGTACCGGCGCGGTCGCCACCTCCGGAACCGCCCACCGCGGCACCCACATCGTCGGCCCGCGCACCGGGCTCCCGCCGTACGGGATCGCTTCGGTCACGGTCGTCGGCGACTCCCTCGCCTGGACCGACATCGAGGCCACCACCGCCTTCGCTCACGGCCTCCACGCAGTCACGTGGCTCCGCCGCCGCCCCGGTCGTACCGGCCTGGTCGTCTGGTCCGACGGCCGAACCACCCTCTTCGACAACACCGCCCCGCACGCGGTTCCGCTCGGCTAG